A single genomic interval of Amycolatopsis albispora harbors:
- a CDS encoding PucR family transcriptional regulator, whose amino-acid sequence MPNGAEPADARWEELVTRLRGDSDALFQSFLARVRRVPPYARGLVPTDRMEHDATRTFDYLLRRISRAPMPDRLAGIGTEIGRDRAHRGVPLNDLLTAVRLNFRIVWDALREQAGPEDGPLLVARVDRVWAAVEEHALHVQLAYQDEGALIARERQGERSMLVAALLGEVDGAGHVLGDPAPDDVARVARALAIDVDDDLLVVVSPASAGARLHRVADTFAAQGRPVHVQALARHAVLLARWTGASPPGEGSAGIRALRSALGGLLDTVPCVLGPLAHGVANVPASARTALRAVDALPGLTGPVDPYDVWLPVAAAGLAGTRGIGPELAGSVLGGLSALPPAERERLLETIRAWARTGSVTAVAQELWCHRNTVLNRLRRITELTGRDVTVPEQATVVLLALACSDALGPR is encoded by the coding sequence ATGCCCAACGGTGCGGAGCCCGCCGACGCCCGCTGGGAGGAACTGGTCACGCGGCTGCGCGGGGACTCCGACGCGTTGTTCCAGTCCTTCCTGGCGCGGGTCCGCCGCGTGCCGCCGTACGCGCGCGGGCTGGTCCCCACCGACCGGATGGAACACGACGCCACCCGCACCTTCGACTACCTGCTGCGCCGGATCAGCCGTGCGCCGATGCCGGACCGCCTCGCCGGGATCGGCACCGAGATCGGCCGGGACCGGGCCCACCGCGGCGTCCCGCTCAACGACCTGCTCACCGCGGTGCGGCTGAACTTCCGGATCGTCTGGGACGCGCTGCGCGAGCAGGCCGGGCCGGAGGACGGCCCGCTGCTGGTGGCGCGCGTGGACCGGGTGTGGGCGGCGGTGGAGGAACACGCCCTGCACGTCCAGCTCGCCTACCAGGACGAGGGTGCGCTGATCGCCCGTGAGCGCCAGGGCGAGCGGTCGATGCTGGTCGCCGCCCTGCTCGGCGAGGTCGACGGGGCCGGCCACGTGCTCGGCGACCCCGCACCGGACGACGTGGCGCGGGTCGCGCGGGCACTGGCCATCGACGTCGACGACGACCTGCTCGTGGTGGTCTCCCCCGCCTCCGCCGGGGCGCGGCTGCACCGGGTCGCGGACACCTTCGCCGCGCAGGGCCGCCCGGTCCACGTGCAGGCGCTGGCCCGGCACGCGGTGCTGCTCGCCCGGTGGACGGGTGCGTCACCACCGGGCGAGGGCTCGGCCGGGATCCGCGCGCTGCGCTCCGCGCTCGGCGGCCTGCTCGACACCGTGCCGTGTGTGCTGGGACCGCTGGCGCACGGCGTGGCCAACGTGCCGGCGAGCGCGCGGACCGCGTTGCGTGCCGTGGACGCGCTGCCCGGCCTGACCGGGCCGGTCGATCCGTACGACGTCTGGTTGCCGGTGGCCGCGGCGGGCCTCGCCGGCACGCGAGGCATCGGGCCGGAGCTGGCCGGGTCCGTGCTCGGCGGCCTGTCCGCATTGCCGCCCGCCGAGCGCGAACGGCTGCTGGAAACCATCCGGGCGTGGGCGCGCACCGGCTCGGTCACCGCCGTGGCCCAGGAACTGTGGTGCCACCGCAACACCGTGCTCAACCGCCTCCGCCGGATCACCGAACTCACCGGGCGCGACGTGACGGTGCCGGAGCAGGCGACCGTGGTGCTGCTGGCGCTCGCCTGCTCCGACGCGCTCGGCCCGCGCTGA
- a CDS encoding MFS transporter, with product MSEKPSPAGAATVTDAEARKVAFGAFVGTALEWYDFFLYGTAASLVFNRLYFATDDALVSTLAAFASFAVGFAARPLGAVVFGHLGDRIGRKKCLIITVTMIGVVTTLIGLLPSYLSIGVAAPILLTLFRLLQGVAVGGEWGGAVTLAVEHAPPERRGRYAAMPQIGSPVGTLLSSGAFLAVSTLPSESFDSWGWRLPFLAAFPLLGIALWLRRRVEESPLFEKLLEEDARASSPVRQVFTTAWPQLLVGAGTALLGVGGFYLITTFVISYGTTTLGMPRWLLLTATLVAAVVEIVVLIVGGRLAERHGPARVTVAGALGSALVAFPAFWLIDSTAGLAVIIGVTLVTALLSVPYAVSGALLTELFPAHLRYSGVALSANIAGVASGFVPLAATALLTLGGGSSVLPTLLLVAISLITAGCGLAAPRFFSSRDKVKTVETAA from the coding sequence ATGAGCGAGAAACCCAGCCCCGCCGGGGCCGCGACGGTGACCGACGCCGAAGCCAGGAAGGTGGCCTTCGGCGCGTTCGTCGGCACCGCGCTGGAGTGGTACGACTTCTTCCTGTACGGCACGGCCGCCTCACTGGTGTTCAACCGGCTCTACTTCGCCACCGACGACGCGCTGGTCTCCACCCTGGCCGCGTTCGCGTCGTTCGCCGTCGGGTTCGCCGCCCGCCCGCTCGGCGCGGTGGTCTTCGGCCACCTCGGTGACCGGATCGGGCGCAAGAAGTGCCTGATCATCACGGTGACCATGATCGGCGTGGTGACCACGCTGATCGGCCTGCTGCCCAGCTACCTGTCGATCGGTGTCGCCGCGCCGATCCTGCTGACGTTGTTCCGGCTGCTGCAGGGCGTCGCGGTGGGCGGTGAGTGGGGCGGGGCGGTCACTCTCGCCGTCGAGCACGCCCCGCCGGAGCGCCGCGGCCGCTACGCCGCGATGCCGCAGATCGGCTCACCGGTGGGCACCCTGCTCTCCTCCGGCGCGTTCCTGGCGGTGTCGACCCTGCCGTCGGAATCGTTCGACTCGTGGGGCTGGCGGCTGCCGTTCCTCGCCGCGTTCCCCCTGCTCGGCATCGCGTTGTGGCTGCGGCGCCGGGTCGAGGAGTCGCCGCTGTTCGAGAAGCTGCTCGAAGAGGACGCGCGTGCGTCGTCGCCGGTCCGCCAGGTCTTCACCACCGCGTGGCCGCAGCTGCTGGTCGGGGCCGGGACCGCGTTGCTCGGCGTCGGCGGTTTCTACCTGATCACCACCTTCGTGATCAGCTACGGCACCACCACGCTCGGCATGCCGCGCTGGCTGCTGCTCACCGCGACGCTGGTCGCCGCCGTGGTCGAGATCGTGGTGCTCATCGTGGGCGGCAGGCTGGCCGAACGCCACGGGCCCGCGCGCGTGACCGTGGCCGGGGCGCTGGGCTCGGCGCTGGTGGCGTTCCCGGCGTTCTGGCTGATCGACAGCACCGCGGGGCTCGCGGTGATCATCGGCGTGACCCTGGTGACCGCGCTGCTCTCGGTGCCGTACGCGGTGTCGGGCGCGCTGCTCACCGAGCTGTTCCCGGCGCACCTGCGGTACAGCGGGGTCGCGCTTTCGGCGAACATCGCCGGTGTCGCGAGCGGTTTTGTGCCGCTGGCCGCGACCGCGCTGCTCACCCTCGGCGGCGGCAGCTCGGTGCTGCCGACCCTGCTGCTGGTGGCGATTTCGCTGATCACCGCCGGGTGCGGGCTTGCCGCGCCGCGGTTCTTTTCCAGTCGTGACAAGGTGAAAACCGTCGAGACGGCGGCCTGA